A window from Rana temporaria chromosome 8, aRanTem1.1, whole genome shotgun sequence encodes these proteins:
- the LOC120909389 gene encoding oocyte zinc finger protein XlCOF8.4-like yields MDNKKRHLTKRILNLTLEIIYLLTGEDYVPLRKSGDQVTPNSHPFVSGRWSRSRSLNLEPPPLSLAPGKINDKKILQLTSKIIELLTGEEFDYLEEDTHFYKDVKVEKSQRLQVSDGSSDENSPERCPRPLYSRDSTLEHQEIPQEDHTIPEKSTPIPRDVLVDQTAEDMQEVKTFIVTQIDSAEEPNVMGDDRCKEEEIPPEISTGEYGNFPDGEPVSPHGFETDEHFAEDTRGSNVGPIQCKSDSFSVPGHTGYFTSPPDTMLPSIGRGGDQIYICTDCGDSFLCKSHLVSHQKFHLGKKQYVCPECGKCFAYNSHLVRHRITHTGEKPYSCEDCGKCFTQKSYLTLHERCHTGEKPFSCSECGKCFARNASLCMHQRIHTGVKPFSCSDCGKSFSQRSYLLLHQTCHRGNKPYSCPQCGKCFTTNSYLAKHQRTHMGDQPCL; encoded by the exons ATGGACAACAAGAAGCGTCATCTAACGAAGAGGATCCTAAACcttaccctggagatcatctacctgctgaccggagag GATTATGTTCCACTGAGGAAGTCTGGTGACCAGGTGACACCCAACAGCCACCCCTTTGTGTCTGGAAGATGGAGTCGGAGCCGGAGCCTCAACTTGGAGCCTCCACCTCTCTCCCTGGCACCTGGGAAGATCAACGACAAAAAGATCCTTCAACTGACCAGCAAGATCatcgagctgctgacaggagag GAATTTGACTATTTGGAAGAAGACACACATTTCTACAAAGACGTCAAGGTGGAGAAATCTCAAAGGCTTCAAGTGAGCG atggatccagtgatGAGAactcaccagagagatgtccccgtcctctgtattcccgggactccaCACTGGAACATCAGGAGATCCCTCAGGAGGATCACACGATCCCAGAAAAATCTACTCCGATTCCTAGAGATGTTTTAGTTGATCAGACG GCTGAAGACATGCAAGAAGTCAAGACTTTTATCGTAACCCAGATTGACAGTGCTGAGGAGCCGAATGTGATGGGGGATGATCGGTGTAAAGAGGAGGAAATCCctccagagatcagcacag GTGAGTACGGAAACTTCCCAGATGGTGAGCCTGTCTCCCCTCACGGCTTTGAAACAGATGAACACTTTGCTGAAGACACCAGAGGATCGAACGTTGGGCCCATCCAATGTAAATCCGACTCGTTTTCGGTCCCCGGACACACCGGTTACTTCACCAGCCCTCCCGACACTATGTTGCCAAGCATCGGCCGGGGCGGGGACCAGATCTACATCTGCACGGACTGCGGCGATTCTTTCCTGTGCAAGTCCCACCTCGTCTCGCACCAGAAGTTCCACCTGGGCAAGAAGCAGTACGTCTGCCCCGAGTGCGGCAAATGCTTTGCGTACAACTCGCACCTGGTCCGGCACCGGATCacgcacacgggggaaaagccatacTCCTGCGAGGACTGCGGCAAGTGCTTCACGCAGAAGTCGTACCTCACCTTGCACGAGCGCTGCCACACGGGCGAGAAGCCCTTTTCCTGCTCCGAGTGTGGGAAGTGCTTTGCGCGCAACGCCAGCCTCTGCATGCACCAGCGCATTCACACCGGTGTAAAACCGTTCTCCTGCTCGGACTGCGGCAAAAGCTTTTCCCAGAGGTCTTATCTGCTGCTACACCAGACGTGCCATCGGGGGAACAAACCGTATTCGTGCCCCCAGTGCGGCAAGTGCTTCACCACTAACTCTTATTTGGCCAAACACCAGAGGACTCACATGGGGGACCAGCCTTGCCTGTAG